The following are from one region of the Littorina saxatilis isolate snail1 linkage group LG2, US_GU_Lsax_2.0, whole genome shotgun sequence genome:
- the LOC138960324 gene encoding uncharacterized protein isoform X1 → MDMYVAGASPYLCAMADARTTHKAQIWSCPPEEELRRIKTMVEHEMMIKLGAQKETIEFHPLILAQRAARAKTSFQLDYCRVKPPYQEKVPPNRDPWGNTNQAIRQLAHTRQGPRKTQLPTVPHTKAVRRVSLPPEDEEFRRLRILRLTKRDEILSEWSALQYQAYAVRRLSHLSLPDIDPLRRYSSCTLAYSVRSPSEHAEKDVVVISPKKTVTKAKAKVVVPFTNVPPTGKPRSRWRGMARKLLWNAKGAQMLLPEELPRSEVRIYISCTEDLAEEREFLSEVAYPELRKFCEKQGLSCHVVDLRQGSSRLKNDRETFDVIQREVEHCQKHSIGPCFVSLMGREADDSELPGWLSKDAMMAVRSVLVKREKDKAVDTLDNLYRLDSNYQPPIYLLEENFFFAETEETHILRKVLPDVFAQLRQEGKLEEEPGYYSWSSTVKEIQAGLLSCLEPKRQTVCLMARAGDSKPNTPMTKTRGKARTKNANADTTANNNTSSDNNNMRASSAASASSRASSVPSEYTTVTGDDSADRLRAEIVDCYNRMGNRNNLILFNAGRKTLSYLREVCSLFLSAVTRLIERQMTHHEFDISHHLSHGADVVQHVAVARQMCANFMGGADEVSSIPEYLRDVGHVKPMVVVGPEGAGKTALTSLIATALHRADPLRKIVFRIVGLTLNSSSLLHLVTSLYHQVCFLYDEDAFLPVDITLKGTLQAFRGLLHDIRDKTLHKGPLTIVLDGVDKVHDMVPKHLSYLMGSLPQGITLLMSMQNSGPLYETAKAMEGTEFVHCPTFSREQTKTYIQDYFSKHNRVVTNDQFRAILKELSGHTVPLVAQISATVACRWPSHTFNDDLDISKDLESAFHRLVESCEVQLGHSFTKYVMSLLVASRFGLADFEILHILAADSDLLDEIKEEAEDLSVLEGFPYQTQLSRLLARIEPFLHEVKTEGETILKLSHETLKSVLRVRFLSDVFKHRIHSRLATFFQFTRRGNLLSSRDIVEGRHKNLSHYLWRTLRSVPYHLCHSHADPEEVWKKLKSDVFMKFPWIINEIYAGFFNDFIDDVNYALETLGLDSEVMFLRQFLIGVRQTVIFNPVSLASLLAGQNMAEMGEVQKSVQEAQVWLKQVHLQVLVPTAYTTPKTSQLQLNASLATSVNALVTDSLGERVILQHENHLTTLEHATGENTTLVTLTNTIVSAHVWGDAMLTVVTKSPQRAKLALETYAVDKGRHIKTTALKESPVTWLHVRDDGVAFYASKLEVKKVLLEKGQVIELYKTNEEIVDACMSDKNKFKVVSLHSVPKALLHLFDSRVPSAVGTIYLNKDISRRCKPLLITKDCIYAAVVCDRELAVVDLSVEQLMYVLDFNNVPVSLTAFSRSQEHIFVALPTGVIRCFKLLTGAEVMQANIHSKQKVKRRAPSSSPQGRRSGSPGGRNRTPGTPSPIRLHRMRTERQDKDEELVTTVITSEDDHFLLAGTTRGKIHVLHVPTGLGVCVVNCGPSGVKAMAYFSNVSWFQSVVTVDVAGLVKLWNLRPLLTRARTLIMNIIADEDLMREEKPKLDLGVYYNHFKEHRNDRMFLNGPDISAFYKKHPPSDLFAPLQGMDPVLQSPESWMVTGCLADCTDVCALSTGSDLSDVLVTATKHGDLARWSLYDGSLLSVRAAPCPVEDGAAVESLKSVFYDQAVCLVVREPNNRKTVAVQYVDEKKKQPILLKESVVTHISSNGSLMVQVCCKQLSEVTLVYWSLVNGHELNRFLLSDDVAFIRLASTLNFTNDLTSCVLLMPRGNEESTMYVWTFKINVDEEEEEGDDEEVVTQRSEVVTQRSTRSLSARSGRTSSRTSSDRSPSPRKPSQDFVLREREIPFRPSAVGIAFSDAIILGTPGGLVLMVAMESLKVTTAFTAQGLEPVKNQPVLSSTLWDHFAPAHASGVKLLTCATGSHVIASSCGKTLCVWNLLTKRLVVRSSLGDDDEFQHHILSRDCRVLTYVTSAGVMAVWGINKKKQLCAFRLQSRVTHLAMTPDCHRVALLQSEGVTSRIRVFDVRNIDDIRLDENNDSEKDKDTSRSGDSGSENTE, encoded by the exons CCCTTCAGTACCAGGCGTACGCAGTGCGAAGGCTCAGCCATCTTTCCCTGCCCGACATTGACCCGCTCCGACGCTACTCTTCCTGTACTCTCGCCTACTCCGTCAGAAGTCCCTCAGAACACGCGGAGAAAGACGTTGTAGTAATAAGCCCCAAGAAAACTGTGACAAAAGCCAAAGCGAAAGTTGTCGTTCCTTTCACCAACGTGCCCCCTACCGGCAAGCCCAGGAGTCGCTGGCGCGGCATGGCGAGAAAACTCTTGTGGAACGCCAAGGGGGCGCAGATGCTCTTGCCGGAAGAGCTTCCGAGATCGGAGGTCAGGATCTACATCTCCTGCACGGAAG ATCTTGCAGAGGAGCGGGAGTTTCTGTCGGAGGTAGCCTATCCAGAGCTGAGGAAGTTCTGCGAGAAACAGGGCCTGAGCTGTCACGTGGTAGATTTACGTCAAGGCTCGAGCCGCCTGAAGAACGACAGAGAGACGTTTGACGTCATCCAGCGCGAGGTGGAACACTGCCAGAAACACTCCATCGGTCCCTGCTTTGTT AGCCTGATGGGACGAGAGGCGGACGACAGCGAGCTGCCGGGCTGGCTGAGCAAGGACGCCATGATGGCTGTGCGCAGTGTGCTGGTCAAGCGAGAGAAGGACAAGGCGGTGGACACCCTGGACAACCTCTACAGGCTGGACTCCAACTACCAGCCTCCTATCTACCTTCTCGAG GAAAACTTCTTCTTTGCGGAAACAGAAGAGACCCATATTCTGCGCAAGGTTCTGCCAGACGTCTTCGCTCAGCTGCGCCAGGAGGGAAAGTTGGAAGAAGAACCTGGATATTATTCGTGGAGCA GCACAGTCAAAGAAATCCAGGCTGGCCTGCTGTCATGCCTAGAGCCGAAGCGTCAGACTGTCTGCCTCATGGCTCGAGCCGGTGACAGCAAGCCAAACACACCCATGACGAAAACCAGAGGCAAGGCAAGAACCAAAAACGCAAACGCCGACACCACCGCGAACAATAACACCAgcagcgacaacaacaacatgcgcGCTTCCTCCGCTGCGTCGGCCAGCTCTCGCGCCAGCAGCGTTCCTAGCGAGTACACGACCGTCACGGGCGACGACAGCGCTGACAGGCTGCGGGCGGAGATCGTGGACTGCTACAACCGCATGGGCAACAGGAACAACCTGATCCTTTTCAACGCAGGCCGGAAGACCCTCTCCTACCTGCGTGAGGTCTGCTCGCTCTTCCTCTCCGCCGTCACCAGGCTGATTGAGCGTCAGATGACGCACCACGAGTTTGACATCAGCCACCATCTGTCTCACGGGGCGGACGTGGTTCAGCACGTGGCTGTGGCCAGGCAGATGTGTGCCAACTTCATGGGTGGGGCGGACGAGGTGAGCAGTATCCCGGAGTACCTGAGAGACGTGGGACACGTGAAGCCGATGGTGGTTGTTGGCCCCGAGGGAGCAGGGAAGACGGCGCTCACCAGCCTCATAGCCACCGCCCTGCACCGTGCGGACCCGCTGAGGAAGATCGTGTTCAGGATCGTCGGCCTGACGCTCAACTCCTCGTCCCTGCTCCACCTTGTCACCAGCCTGTATCACCAGGTGTGCTTTCTGTACGACGAGGACGCCTTCCTCCCAGTGGACATTACACTAAAGGGAACGCTGCAGGCTTTCAGGGGCTTGCTTCACGACATCCGAGACAAGACGCTGCACAAGGGGCCGCTCACTATCGTTCTTGATGGAGTGGACAAGGTTCACGATATGGTTCCCAAGCATCTCAGCTACCTCATGGGGTCTCTCCCACAAGGGATAACGTTGTTGATGTCCATGCAAAACTCTGGGCCGCTGTATGAAACAGCCAAGGCGATGGAAGGGACAGAATTCGTTCATTGTCCGACCTTTAGCAGAGAACAAACCAAAACCTACATCCAAGACTATTTTTCCAAGCATAACAGAGTCGTCACCAACGATCAGTTCCGTGCCATACTCAAAGAACTGTCAGGACATACGGTGCCGCTTGTTGCTCAGATCTCAGCCACTGTGGCGTGTCGTTGGCCTTCCCACACGTTCAACGATGATCTCGATATCTCCAAAGACCTAGAGAGTGCTTTCCACAGACTGGTTGAGTCGTGTGAAGTTCAGCTAGGCCACAGTTTCACCAAGTACGTCATGTCGCTTCTCGTCGCCTCAAGGTTTGGTCTGGCGGACTTTGAAATCCTGCACATCCTTGCTGCCGACTCCGATCTCCTGGACGAGATCAAAGAGGAGGCGGAGGATCTGAGCGTGTTGGAAGGATTCCCTTACCAAACCCAGCTGAGCCGTCTGCTGGCTCGCATCGAACCTTTTCTTCACGAGGTGAAGACGGAAGGAGAGACTATCCTGAAACTGTCTCACGAAACGCTGAAGAGTGTCTTGCGGGTGAGGTTCCTGTCCGACGTCTTCAAGCACCGCATCCACTCCAGGCTGGCCACGTTCTTCCAGTTCACCAGGCGCGGAAACCTGCTCAGTTCCCGGGACATCGTGGAGGGCCGGCACAAGAACCTGTCCCACTACCTGTGGAGAACCCTCCGCTCCGTCCCCTACCACCTCTGCCACTCGCACGCGGACCCCGAAGAAGTGTGGAAGAAGCTCAAGTCGGACGTCTTCATGAAGTTCCCCTGGATCATCAACGAGATCTACGCAGGGTTCTTCAACGATTTCATCGACGACGTCAACTACGCCTTGGAGACCCTGGGTCTTGACTCTGAGGTGATGTTCCTGAGGCAGTTCCTGATCGGAGTCCGACAGACGGTGATCTTCAACCCCGTGTCCCTGGCCTCTCTGCTGGCCGGACAGAACATGGCGGAGATGGGCGAGGTGCAGAAGTCCGTGCAGGAGGCCCAGGTGTGGCTGAAGCAGGTCCACCTGCAGGTGCTCGTCCCTACCGCCTACACCACGCCGAAG ACAAGCCAGCTGCAGCTGAACGCATCCCTAGCCACATCAGTGAACGCCCTGGTGACGGACAGTCTCGGGGAACGGGTGATCTTGCAGCACGAGAACCACCTGACCACCCTGGAGCACGCCACAGGCGAAAACACGACTCTCGTGACACTCACCAACACCATCGTCAGCGCCCACGTGTGGGGCGACGCCATGCTGACCGTGGTTACAAAGTCCCCTCAGCGGGCCAAGCTGGCCCTGGAGACCTACGCTGTGGACAAAGGGCGACACATCAAGACCACAGCCCTGAAGGAGTCTCCCGTCACCTGGCTGCACGTCAGAGACGACGGGGTGGCCTTCTACGCGTCAAAGCTGGAGGTGAAAAAGGTGCTGTTGGAGAAAGGCCAGGTGATCGAGCTGTACAAGACCAACGAGGAGATCGTCGACGCCTGCATGTCGGACAAGAACAAGTTCAAGGTGGTGTCTCTGCATTCCGTCCCTAAGGCCTTGCTGCACCTCTTCGACTCGAGGGTACCCAGCGCAGTAGGGACCATCTACCTCAACAAGGACATCTCGCGGCGGTGCAAGCCTCTGCTGATAACCAAAGACTGCATCTACGCGGCGGTGGTGTGTGACCGCGAGCTGGCCGTGGTGGATCTGAGCGTGGAACAGCTGATGTACGTCCTCGACTTCAACAACGTGCCTGTCTCGCTAACGGCGTTCTCCAGAAGCCAGGAGCATATCTTCGTCGCCCTCCCGACAGGCGTCATCCGATGCTTCAAGCTGCTCACAGGGGCCGAGGTGATGCAGGCCAACATCCACAGCAAGCAGAAGGTCAAGAGACGCGCGCCTTCTTCATCGCCGCAAGGCCGAAGGTCAGGCTCGCCTGGAGGCCGAAACAGGACCCCGGGAACACCCTCACCGATCAGGCTTCACCGCATGAGGACGGAGCGTCAGGACAAGGATGAGGAGCTTGTGACGACGGTCATCACCTCGGAGGACGACCACTTCCTCCTGGCGGGCACCACGCGCGGCAAGATCCACGTGCTTCACGTGCCCACGGGGCTGGGTGTGTGCGTCGTCAACTGCGGGCCAAGCGGGGTGAAGGCCATGGCCTACTTCAGCAACGTGTCGTGGTTCCAGAGCGTGGTGACGGTGGACGTGGCGGGGCTGGTCAAGTTGTGGAACCTCCGGCCCTTGCTGACCAGGGCCAGGACGCTCATCATGAACATCATCGCTGATGAG GATCTGATGAGGGAGGAGAAGCCCAAGCTGGACCTGGGGGTGTACTACAACCACTTCAAGGAACATCGCAACGACCGCATGTTCCTCAACGGACCTGACATCTCCGCCTTCTACAAGAAGCACCCGCCCTCCGACCTGTTCGCGCCCCTCCAAGGGATGGACCCTGTCTTGCAGTCTCCGGAGTCGTGGATGGTGACTGGGTGTCTTGCGGACTGTACCGATGTCTGTGCTTTGTCCACGGGAAGCGATCTGAGCGAT GTTCTGGTGACAGCGACGAAGCACGGGGACCTGGCTCGCTGGAGCCTGTATGACGGATCCCTGCTGTCTGTGCGAGCTGCCCCCTGCCCTGTGGAGGACGGGGCTGCAGTGGAGTCCCTGAAGTCCGTCTTCTATGACCAGGCTGTGTGTCTTGTGGTCAGGGAGCCCAACAACCGCAAGACTGTAGCC GTGCAGTACGTGgacgagaagaagaagcagcCGATCTTGCTGAAGGAGTCAGTGGTCACCCACATCAGCAGCAACGGCTCTCTCATGGTGCAAGTCTGTTGCAAGCAGCTCTCTG AAGTGACCCTGGTGTACTGGAGTCTGGTGAACGGCCATGAACTCAACCGCTTCTTGCTCTCAGACGACGTGGCGTTTATCAGACTCGCTTCGACCTTGAACTTCACCAACGACCTTACTTCGTGCGTTCTGCTCATGCCGAGGGGAAACGAGGAGAGTACTATGTACGTCTGGACTTTCAAAATAAACGTggacgaggaagaagaagaaggagacgaCGAAGAAGTCGTTACTCAGAGGTCGGAGGTCGTTACTCAGAGGTCGACAAGAAGCCTGTCAGCCCGAAGCGGACGCACTTCCAGCAGGACATCGAGCGACAGGTCCCCCAGCCCCAGAAAGCCTTCACAAGACTTCGTTCTCAGGGAACGCGAGATTCCGTTCAGACCGTCTGCCGTCGGCATAGCTTTCAGCGACGCTATCATCCTCGGCACGCCTGGGGGACTGGTTTTAATGGTGGCCATGGAGTCGCTAAAAGTAACCACAGCTTTCACCGCTCAGGGCTTGGAGCCCGTGAAGAACCAGCCAGTGTTGAGCTCCACGCTGTGGGATCATTTCGCCCCGGCGCACGCTTCCGGTGTAAAGCTGCTGACATGCGCGACAGGAAGTCACGTGATCGCGAGCTCCTGTGGCAAGACGTTGTGCGTGTGGAATCTTCTTACCAAGAGGCTGGTGGTTCGATCCTCGCTGGGTGACGACGACGAG TTCCAGCACCACATCTTATCACGTGACTGTCGCGTGCTGACCTATGTGACGTCAGCGGGGGTCATGGCCGTGTGGGgtatcaacaagaaaaagcaacTCTGCGCCTTCAGGCTTCAGTCGAGAGTTACACACCTAGCCATGACTCCGGACTGCCACAGGGTGGCGCTACTGCAAAGCGAAGGCGTGACGTCACGAATACGCGTGTTTGACGTCAGAAACATCGATGACATCAGACTGGATGAAAATAACGACAGCGAGAAGGACAAAGACACCTCGCGGAGTGGTGACTCGGGTAGTGAGAATACGGAATAG